The following proteins are co-located in the Silene latifolia isolate original U9 population chromosome 1, ASM4854445v1, whole genome shotgun sequence genome:
- the LOC141604479 gene encoding protein ABA DEFICIENT 4, chloroplastic-like isoform X2, whose translation MHKHHEYKSGVDTRLSVSPRRFITKLYGQRMLGTEVTHEWSCPRGLRITMRPEVEKCILSRKSSGVCHSCLSNSEIATSIFTLGTAAVLPFYTLMVAAPKAELTKKTMTSSLPYVGLGLVYAYLLWLSWTPDTLGLMFASKYWLPELQGMAKMFSSEITLASAWIHLLVVDLFAARQVYQDGLENEVETRHSVSLCLLFCPIGIISHEITKRLANNPKNTKHNDRLT comes from the exons ATGCATAAACATCATGAGTATAAAAGCGGAGTAGACACAAGGTTATCTGTCAGTCCTCGAAGATTCATCACTAAATTGTACGGCCAACGTATGCTGGGAACTGAAGTAACGCACGAATGGTCTTGCCCAAGAGGCCTTAGAATTACTATGAGACCGGAAGTGGAGAAATGTATTCTTTCACGGAAGAGTTCAGGAGTATGTCATTCAT GTTTGTCAAATTCTGAAATTGCAACTAGTATATTTACCTTAGGAACTGCAGCTGTCCTCCCATTTTATACTCTCATGGTCGCTGCTCCAAAAGCTGAACTA ACTAAGAAAACTATGACAAGCAGTTTGCCATATGTTGGTCTTGGACTTGTATATGCATACCTTCTTTGGCTTTCATGGACACCCGACACTCTAGGCTTGATGTTTGCGAGTAAATACTGGCTGCCCGAG CTTCAAGGTATGGCGAAAATGTTCTCCAGTGAGATAACTTTAGCATCAGCGTGGATTCATTTGTTAGTGGTGGATCTCTTTGCAGCAAG GCAAGTTTATCAGGATGGTCTAGAGAATGAAGTCGAGACCCGACATTCAGTATCACTGTGCTTGCTTTTCTGCCCCATTGGAATCATCAGCCATGAAATTACCAAGCGATTAGCTAACAATCCCAAAAATACTAAGCATAATGACAGACTTACCTGA
- the LOC141604479 gene encoding protein ABA DEFICIENT 4, chloroplastic-like isoform X1 codes for MALSSSFASPMIIPKVHCRRIMHKHHEYKSGVDTRLSVSPRRFITKLYGQRMLGTEVTHEWSCPRGLRITMRPEVEKCILSRKSSGVCHSCLSNSEIATSIFTLGTAAVLPFYTLMVAAPKAELTKKTMTSSLPYVGLGLVYAYLLWLSWTPDTLGLMFASKYWLPELQGMAKMFSSEITLASAWIHLLVVDLFAARQVYQDGLENEVETRHSVSLCLLFCPIGIISHEITKRLANNPKNTKHNDRLT; via the exons ATGGCTTTATCTTCTTCTTTTGCTTCTCCCATGATCATCCCTAAG GTTCATTGCCGCAGAATAATGCATAAACATCATGAGTATAAAAGCGGAGTAGACACAAGGTTATCTGTCAGTCCTCGAAGATTCATCACTAAATTGTACGGCCAACGTATGCTGGGAACTGAAGTAACGCACGAATGGTCTTGCCCAAGAGGCCTTAGAATTACTATGAGACCGGAAGTGGAGAAATGTATTCTTTCACGGAAGAGTTCAGGAGTATGTCATTCAT GTTTGTCAAATTCTGAAATTGCAACTAGTATATTTACCTTAGGAACTGCAGCTGTCCTCCCATTTTATACTCTCATGGTCGCTGCTCCAAAAGCTGAACTA ACTAAGAAAACTATGACAAGCAGTTTGCCATATGTTGGTCTTGGACTTGTATATGCATACCTTCTTTGGCTTTCATGGACACCCGACACTCTAGGCTTGATGTTTGCGAGTAAATACTGGCTGCCCGAG CTTCAAGGTATGGCGAAAATGTTCTCCAGTGAGATAACTTTAGCATCAGCGTGGATTCATTTGTTAGTGGTGGATCTCTTTGCAGCAAG GCAAGTTTATCAGGATGGTCTAGAGAATGAAGTCGAGACCCGACATTCAGTATCACTGTGCTTGCTTTTCTGCCCCATTGGAATCATCAGCCATGAAATTACCAAGCGATTAGCTAACAATCCCAAAAATACTAAGCATAATGACAGACTTACCTGA
- the LOC141604463 gene encoding uncharacterized protein LOC141604463, with translation MMSPRPVSEDRHPIYSRQNPLRIIHIVGNFMRIWSIYSMYNYLSQSEASVVLFIFTCLVPSSIIFLSVQTPWRGRPLSNTQVVPAMINGAITALYFILWVKGVKSCGPLRAILAEYSGAVLGVLSGVLYGRRGHIWKKVGGLVAMLASLYFLSQGWAMATYSPFSFRDNLESDDQKEKVLGMKEMAVPMLAGILSAFRRVITRRVSIKNQLKRRLHAITIASATCFMFPVAMWDIILGTTPDSSKEYPISLWPYISTIIFGVILIFYIENIAEERLHMVFSSPRHLMVAGGCIVVLEIFYKMDFSLAGFIICCAILGFGIYEATSLERTKRDTHQAPDLSEEPFEDQIQMSSLPT, from the exons ATGATGTCTCCTCGGCCAGTTTCCGAGGATCGTCACCCAATTTACTCCAG GCAAAACCCTCTTCGCATCATTCATATTGTAGGCAACTTCATGCGAATATGGTCAATCTATTCCATGTACAATTATCTTTCTCAGTCAGAAGCATCAGTTGTTTTATTTATCTTCACTTGTCTGGTTCCATCATCTATCATCTTTTTATCTGTGCAAACACCATGGAGAGGAAGACCACTTTCCAATACTCAG GTGGTACCCGCCATGATAAATGGAGCCATAACAGCTCTTTACTTCATCCTGTGGGTAAAAGGAGTCAAGTCATGTGGCCCTCTTCG TGCAATTCTTGCTGAGTATTCTGGTGCTGTTCTTGGGGTGCTGTCTGGAGTTTTGTATGGGCGTAGAGGTCATATTTGGAAGAAG GTTGGTGGACTTGTTGCGATGCTGGCATCACTCTACTTCCTATCTCAAGGATGGGCCATGGCTACATATTCTCCTTTTT CATTCAGAGATAACCTGGAATCTGATGATCAGAAGGAAAAGGTGTTAGGAATGAAGGAAATGGCGGTACCTATGCTCGCAGGAATCTTATCTGCTTTCAGAAGAGTGATTACACGTCGTGTTTCGATTAAG AATCAACTTAAGAGGCGGCTTCATGCTATTACAATTGCTTCTGCTACATGCTTCATGTTTCCGGTTGCAATGTGGGACATAATATTG GGGACAACACCTGATAGCAGCAAAGAATACCCTATTTCCTTGTGGCCTTACATCAGCACCATCATATTTGGAGTTATATTGATCTTCTATATCGAGAATATCGCAGAAGAAAG ATTGCACATGGTGTTCTCATCTCCCAGACATCTTATGGTAGCTGGAGGATGTATCGTTGTGCTGGAGATTTTCTACAAAATGGACTTCTCTTTAGCAGGATTCATTATTTGCTGTGCAATTTTGGGCTTTG GAATTTATGAGGCAACTTCGTTAGAACGTACCAAGCGAGATACCCATCAAGCTCCTGATCTTTCAGAGGAACCTTTTGAAGACCAAATTCAGATGTCATCGCTGCCAACTTAA
- the LOC141604532 gene encoding uncharacterized protein LOC141604532 — translation MAAITSMAICMPSIIPSRRSTFSSRMTVKPLAVLTSSGHKMKAQYVLKEGQNRHFHELPSGLKMEIISQKMNKEGEDDEKPPLVFIHGSFHGAWCWAHHWLPFFSHHGFDCHALSLLAQGESDDPPAKVAGTLETHAADIAHFIKSELKSQPVLLGHSFGGLIVQYYLSSIRNEEIKDLAGAVLVCSVPPSGNSGLVWRYLFSKPIAAFKVTRSLAAKAFQTDLSLCKETFFSAHMDDHLVKRYQELMKESSRSPLFDLRKLNASLPVPSVPESSIQVLVVGARDDFIVDAEGLAETGRFYGVSPVCVEGVAHDMMLDCSWEKGANAILTWLRGLEH, via the exons ATGGCTGCTATCACTTCCATGGCCATATGCATGCCTTCAATTATTCCTTCAAGAAGAAGCACTTTCTCAAGCAGAATGACAGTTAAGCCCCTGGCAGTTCTAACCTCATCTGGGCATAAAATGAAAGCACAGTACGTCCTAAAGGAAGGGCAGAATCGTCACTTTCATGAGCTACCTTCTGGTCTGAAAATGGAGATTATTTCCCAGAAGATGAATAAAGAGGGAGAAGATGATGAAAAACCTCCACTTGTGTTCATCCATGGCAGCTTTCATGGTGCTTGGTGTTGGGCTCACCATTGGTTGCCTTTCTTTTCTCATCATGGCTTTGACTGTCATGCCCTCAGTTTACTTGCTCAG GGTGAAAGTGATGATCCACCTGCTAAAGTTGCTGGCACGCTCGAG ACACATGCAGCTGATATTGCACACTTTATCAAAAGCGAACTCAAATCTCAGCCGGTTTTGCTTGGACATTCATTTGGCGGCCTTATAGTTCAATATTATCTATCTAGCATAAGAAACGAGGAGATTAAAG ATCTAGCGGGAGCTGTACTTGTCTGCTCTGTGCCTCCATCCGGTAATAG TGGCTTAGTCTGGAGATATCTCTTCTCAAAGCCTATTGCTGCTTTTAAG GTGACTCGTAGCTTAGCAGCAAAAGCCTTTCAGACTGATTTGTCGCTGTGCAAGGAGACTTTTTTCTCTGCCCATATGGATGATCACTTGGTCAAACG GTACCAAGAGTTGATGAAAGAAAGTTCAAGGTCGCCATTGTTTGATTTGAGAAAGCTAAACGCTTCACTTCCTGTTCCTTCTGTGCCCGAGTCTTCCATTCAAGTTCTTGTCGTGGGCGCAAGAGATGACTTTATTGTG GACGCTGAGGGACTCGCTGAAACGGGAAGATTCTATGGTGTCTCCCCGGTCTGCGTGGAAGGGGTTGCGCATGACATGATGTTGGATTGTTCATGGGAGAAGGGAGCTAATGCCATTTTGACGTGGTTAAGGGGTCTAGAGCATTAA